A segment of the Coffea arabica cultivar ET-39 chromosome 8c, Coffea Arabica ET-39 HiFi, whole genome shotgun sequence genome:
AGTCCAACTCAAGCACACTTTTCCTATTTTAGCAAACCAAGCCACCATTAATCACAATTCAATGGAGCcatagtttttatttttcttggcaGATGTAATTGTCGAGCTTGTAATAACATGCTAAAGTGCATTTCAACTTCTTGTCCACACAAGATTTAGCATGCAAATAACTAAAAAGTTTCACACCTCATAACTGTCTATGTAAATTAATTGTCATTTATTCCTTTTAAACACAGAATAATATCCTTAGTTTTATATATCCAGATTTGTGTCGCATTATCTATAAGGTTGTGTATCATATAATACCTTCTAGATTTGTTCTCTCTTATAGTAAATTCTTGGGTGTTGAAATGGGAAGATCCATGAAAAGTTACTCCTAAGGGGCTAGAGAAACTTTAAGTACTTAATGATTAGGGAAAACAAGACGGAAGAAGAATCCAAGAGTGGAAAAAAGTTGATCAGACCGTATGTTTGCACAATTTGATGAAGGGAAGGGTCGACACGTGGGACAATCTCGTGGTTTAAAGACATGGGGATGGCCCATGCTTCTATCATCAGCTTCTTGCGGACTGGCCTGTCTCCATAAAGAAAATTGTAAGAGGTTCCTCCGATTCCCTGCTGCTTCAGCTGCTTCTCTTTAATTTTGGGCTTCCACCAAAGAGAAAAGACAAGTTTTAGGGCACAAAAGGAAGCTAAAAGAGCCGAAAAGGAAGCCAATATGGCCATAAAATTGAATGCTTCCATGGAGCTGATTTCTTTCCCGATGGCTGCAGCTTTGGATGCTACTGAGCTTTGCTCACTGCTTCATTCAATTGATAGAGTTCTGTTGCAAAGATTAACCACATAGCTAGCGACTGAactgaaaagattaaaaaaggATTGGAGAAGAAGTTAAAGTGGTGGCTGTGATTTGTTGTGAATTGGACTGATGGGACATGTAAGCCAATTGCATTGCATGAAATTTTGGCACCTTTCCTTCCATTGAGACTAGGGATGTACGCGAACCGAGCTGCTCGCGAGCTACTCGAAACTCGGccgagttcgagtcgagtttcgagtaGCTCAAATGaaaatcgagtcgagtttcgagtcGAAATAGCCCAtctcgagtcgagtcgagtagctcgacgagccggagttatttaaataatatatttataatttaaataatatatatgtattataattataaaatgaccattATGGGTATAAGTTATATGAAATTTACAATATATCATTCTTTATAATAAAATCCTATAATAGCAAAAAAGTAATaacataattgtaaaaagacctaaaatgaaaaaaattttcgaGTCTCGAGTATCGAGTCAAGCCTCGAGCCTAAAGGAAATTTTTCGAGTTGAGTCTCGAGTATCGATTTTTTGGGCtcgctcgagctcgagtcgagttcgagctttgGTGCTAtaatcgagctcgactcggctcgattacacCCCTAATTGAGACAATTATTTAGTTGacttttttttgttcatttttaccACTTTTCATTTGTGTTTCACATTTTTTCAGTTTGCTTCTCTCAATTGTTACACAGAATCataggttaaattaagaaaaaaaatgtttcttCCCGACTCAAGATTTTAATTAAGATCAATGGCCCGAATTGAGTAGAACTTCTCCGGCCAATTTCGTAGTGCAGCAACTAGAAATTTTTTGCAGGACATTATTCATTGGTTGGGATCATAGACTTgaaattaattagttaattaattacgTGGACGAGTGGAGGCATATATGATCATACATGCCGTAGCCTTCTTTGGATCATGCTTGGGCTTCTGCAGAGTCAAAAAGAAATGGTGGGCAGCTAGTCAAACAGCCAAAAGTTTTCCTGGTCAGCATGCCTTGATGCCCAAGAACGCCTACTGATGTGATCGTCAAGAAAAGATGGAAGCGCAAGTAGTGCTGCAACATAATGCTTGGCCATCAATTAAACTCTGTAGACCAAGCCCCAAGGCATATGGCGCATTAATTGAGGGATCAGCCTTGAATTACTGGCTTTTTTTATTGATCGCGGTTTGATTCGTGTCTGCTGCACTGTATATCTTGACTCGTTTGAAAAAGCTATATGAGGCTATTGGCTTTTCTTCGATTTGACTCACATCCTGACTCATCCGAAAAAGTTATATTAGGGATGTAATCGAATCGAACTGCTCCGGAAAAGTTATATTAGGGATGTAATCGAACCGAActgctcgcgagcagctcgGTCAAAAGCTTGACTCGAACTCGGTTAAaccgagttcgagtcgagttcgagcagcTCGATAAGGctgtcgagtcgagtcgagttcgagcattCAGAAGCGATGCTCGAAGGCTCGACGAGCCTTATCAAGCATTttgattttaattatttaatatttttaattttaattatttaatatattattattataaatttacCCTTATACCCAAAAGAATTATCGAATTTACGAAATGTTTCAAatcatataaaaattttaaaagggcAATAATgtctttttgcttaaaaaatattaagaaaataaaatttaataactcgagctcgaacgaGCTCCAGCgaactcgataaggctcgaaTGGACTCGAGCCCatgcgagtcgagctcgagtactgCGAGCAAgcttcgagctcgagctcgagctccaaTAATATTACTCGCTCGAGCTCCAATAATACTACTCgctcgagcttgagctcgagtATGGagatactcgagctcgactcgactcgattacaaCCCTAAACTGTATGGAGCTATCGGCTTCCCTCTGATTTGATGTGCCAGTTCGGATCGGAGTATGTtccgagtttaaaaaaaaaaaaaactttgtagACCAAGGACCATTGGAAATTCATTacacatttttatattttcaagtGATGTGAATAGGGGCTGGTTGGTGTGAGTTAGTAATCAATGAGAAAATCATTGGTTGGAATGACTGTTTAAAAACCTTTTTCCAGTCGTCTGATAAGCATTTAAGCACACAATGTGCTTGTTTGGCAGATaaattttttgtcaagtttatctggtacaagttttttaaaaactttagttacGGTAAtctccaaaaattttttaaagtttttaacttatacactttaaaatattaaaaaaacacatttcaaaatttttttaaaaaacttatacagtaagttacagtaaaattttatataattattcaaaaaattcacttgtcaATCCGGATCATGCTACAGTAAGGTTTCAATGTTTGCCATGTTATCCAACCATTTTGTTGCTTTCCTTAACAAATGGGAAGAACATTATTGAGAAGGGGGAAATAGGGTGGTTTATAATGCATCTCTTGTTAGAGACTAGAATTGACTTTACATACATACAGAAAACTCCTTGAATTGAGGGGGAGTTCAATTGGACTTGTACGGAGACTGAATTGTGCTTCCTTGCAATGCATTAGATATGGTTTGAACCCGTACGAGAAAAACTCTAAGAGGCTCCTCCTAATCATTATTGGACTATATtttataaatctcaaaatggaTTGTCCATGACATTTCTATTTTTCCCCCATGTAGAGTTAATGAGGTCCAACAGGAACTTAAGTAGGCTAAAATGTGCAGGATCAACTCAATCCCTCCATGCTTTTAAGTACATCTCTTCACACACATTCCTTTACACATCGAAGACTATTGTTATAATCCTAGTAGCAGTCTGTTAGGACATTTAACAGTAAGCTCGGGGTGCATTGTTAATTTGATAAGCATCGACATAACATATAAAATACCTGCTTCTTAAGAGgctgatttctttttttttttttttttcgaaaacgACAACTATTATATAATTTATCTATCATAAATTACAGGGAAGAGGGAGTCAAAAGAAGTTAGTGTTAGGAATTAGTTATTAGATCAAAAGAGTGTTTTGACacaattcttgaaatttttttactgtaaataaaatttaaatcccCACCTATAGTTGAAGCGGAGTCTTAAGACACACCTTGATTGATGGCCAGTGAGCTAAATTCAGTGGTTTTAAGAGGCTGATTCTGGTGTAGCAATAGAGCATTTTGTgctaaaaaatttccaagaggCTGGAGACGATTGGTGAGCGAAGCTCCAAATTATAGACGTTGGATACTTGGGATACAGAGGTGTATGGTCCATTCTGGGAGTGCACACCTCACAGAAATTAATGCAAGGAGACATCAAAGGACAATTGCACAGTAGCATATTCACGTGCACATCAATTCTATGCCTTCCAAATCATCAGAATGTCAATGCAATTTCACACACTCTTGTCTATCTTTCTCTTTCACTCTGCGCTGCTTaacgtttctttcttttctgagCCTTTCCAGTCTCTCCACACGTGTCCTTTGTAGCCTTCTGCTGCTCTGAGGCTGAGCCCTCAGTCTTCTTCACGATGCAGCTGCAGCAGATAGATTCAGATTCAGACCCTATATCCTTTAATTAATGCCACCATTCATTTGCTTCCACTGCAATCTGTGTTGTGTTTTTTTGGGTTCTTTTTTCGTGCTTGTCGCTTCCTCTCCTTTATAGGTTGGAATACAAATATACAATACGAATTCACTTGTCCATAGCCTGCAGCAATCGGGTTGGTTCTTTCGTTTTTGCCTTTCCTACGTGCAGCTGCCTTGTTCGTTCACCTCTAGGCTAGGTATAGAAGTCACCTTCATATGCTAATTAAGAAAATGTACCACAACCTAGACGTTGAAACTCCAACCAAAAATAAGGGAACTTCAATCTTTCGCCTTTAGTTTGGAAATTAGTTTCACATTTGCTCTTTTTACAATCCTTATAGGAGGAGATATCGGGGAGTTGAATTTCTATGTTgtattaaatttatatatactaatactgtagtaattttttttacattaaTAGTTTCAGATGTATGTCACGTGTACATAATTTTGAATTATAACATTGATCTAATGCTTttagtataaaaaaattatacattgacagtgtataaaaaaaaattatcaacatCGGGTCCAATAGCCATTGCAGACTTTCTACCATTTCTAACTTTATCAATCAACTCCATAGGCCAAGGGATatcaccaaaaaagaaaaaagaaaaactatatGGCAAGgtgaaaattaagaaaaaatttagaaaaacatTTTAGTGTAaagatttagaaaaaaaaaattctaatacTATGCATTTTACAATTATTTCTCCTTACGAAACATGTAATTCTCTAGAAAAAGACTAGGACTTGGACTCATTTTGCCTAACCTTAATTAACGATCAAAATGTTCTATTGTGCACACAACTTTGTAGGAAGTGGTAACTATTAGTTCTTAAAACATGTTTGTTTAAATATTAACTAGCAATTCCTTAGAAATATGAGAAGAAATCTCTTAGTTTATTACTCTAGTAAAAATATCTAATGTATAGAAAATTCTTAATTGTAGACAGCTATAACAGTTCAAATGGATAGAAAGGTCAGAAAAATACACTTTTAgaaattgaaaggctaaaaatatGCAAATAATAGTTAGCGGGCCAAAAGTGTACAAACTTAAGAGTTTGAGAGCCAATTAGGTACTTTGCCTCTTTGGAATTTCCCTTGAATTAAaaccccaacaaaaaaaagaagaagaagagattgATGTTCCTCAACTTCGAACTCTAAATATACAAATGATAGGCATATTCatgttttactttttcttttcttttttttttttgggcaaaaattttttttttttaaattttgaagaaacacattcatgctttttttttttttttgggcttcatttgtctttttgtttaaagaagaaaagatagCCATAATAGGTGGATTATCATTATCCCACATATCTCTCCAACAACTTCCCCCCTCCCCTTCAAGAGTTTCCCGCACTGTTTTTAACTCTTCCGCTGATAAATCTCCACTTTTCTTTCTTAGGGTTTCTGGTTAACCCATGAACACCTACACAAATCTCCTTCAATCATAGACAGCAGAACCGCAGTGACTCCAATATTCACTCTTTCCCCTTTACAGAAAAAGATCATCATTTCTGGATTCTAAACAATGATTCAGAGACCCCAGAAGCATACCCCTATATAGTAGTAAAAGTAATTGCAGTCTTGAGCATGAAATGGGAGAGAACCATCAACAGCAGCCAGTGTTTTCTGCGAACCAAAGTCACCAATACAACCACCAACAACCGTACATCTTTCAAGAAACTCAAAACTTTCAAACAATCCCAGATTTTTTCCACTATCACCATCATTTTCAAGCTCTTTTGCAGCAGCAAAGGAGGCTGCAGGACCAGCTGCAGCAGTGTGTTTTAGGTCAAGAAAATGTTGTTAGTACTAGTGCCACCACGGCTGCGGTTGCCGGCAACAATATCAGGCCCTCAGTTTCATTTTTCCCGCTGAACTTCAAGCCGCCGGATCTCAATGAGAATATTACTAGTAGTAAAAATGGAGGTTTGGATGATGATGGATCAGAAGATGATTTGTTCAGACGGAAtagtgctgctgctgctgccttGGCTATGGCATCCCCACATTATTGTTGGCAAAATCAAGAAGATTCTGCCACTGCTATTAGACAACCTTTTTGGTAACTTGGAAACTGCACAAAATCACATGCTATTGGTTGTTGCATTTCATGTTTATGTGCACATGTACTCGTGTAAAATAATAGTACTAGTAAGTCTAGtatgatttgttcaaaatttaCAAGTGTTCATATTTTAAGTTTCAAGAACCTTCATTAATAGCCAGTACTATCTACTATTTGTAGCATTCAAGGgagtctttctttcttttttttttcccctttctttttgtttgaagGGTTTTTTGAGGGTTGTATATgttcaataaatttttgtaGGAAGCCTCTGTGCACCAATATCTCGGATGGGAATAATAACTCACAGGACAAAGAAGTGCGGCTGGAAATGCACCAAAACAAATACTACAAGTCTTCCGAAGATACTGAGCAAATGAATAGTTCTTTAGAGAACAGTAAGAATAGACTCTTTGGTGAGCTTGAATCAATTTGCAGAAGTGCCTCAGTTGCTAGTGAGGCTAATAAAACTGGTGGCGCCTCTGCTGGAAACTTGGCTACAACAACCAGTACCTGCTTACCTATCACTCTAGACAAACATAACACCAATGCTGGCGCCACTGCTGCTGCGGCTGCCATTGGGCATTGTCATGACGGTTCTGAGTCAATTAGTGGTCATGAAGCGCCCGTAGCCGTGGTTTCAAAGAACATGAAAAGGAAGAAGTTGAAAGATGAATTGAGTTCGATGGCCATATTTTTTGAGGGCTTGGTGCATCAGCTCATGGACCACCAGGAGGCTCTTCACAGTAATTTTATGAATgcaattgagagattagataaagaaagaagggaaagagAGGACGCTTGGAGGCGACAGGAATTAGAAAAACTTGAGCAAGACATGGCTACCAGGGCCCGTGAACGGGCATTAGCTTCTAGTAGAGAGGCCTCCATTGTTTCATACTTGGAGAAAATCACTGGCCAAAGTATTAAACTTCCTCCTAGGAATCATCCCTCAGATTTCCAGCCGGCCATGATTTCTTCGGGAGCCATGAATGGCGAGCTCAGCCCCAGTACTAGCAAAGTCTGCAGGGATGATTTGAGTATAAACATGACCAGCAGGAGATGGCCTAAAGCTGAAGTGGAGGCATTGATTCAAATTCGAAGCAGCTTAGAGCAAAAGTTTCAAAGGCCGGGGATCAAAGGGCCTCTTTGGGAACAGATAAGCAATTCAATGGCGTCAATGGGATTTCAAAGGAGTGCCAAGAGATGCAAAgagaagtgggaaaacatcaacAAATACTTCAAGAAATCGCGAGAAAATGCGAAGCAATGTCGCAAGAAATTCAAGACTTGTCAGTACTTTGATCAGCTGGATCAGCTCCACTCCAAGTCACAACTAGCTAATGGCGGTTCTTATTCTTGTAGCTCATCCTCAGAGCATCA
Coding sequences within it:
- the LOC113706437 gene encoding uncharacterized protein translates to MGENHQQQPVFSANQSHQYNHQQPYIFQETQNFQTIPDFFHYHHHFQALLQQQRRLQDQLQQCVLGQENVVSTSATTAAVAGNNIRPSVSFFPLNFKPPDLNENITSSKNGGLDDDGSEDDLFRRNSAAAAALAMASPHYCWQNQEDSATAIRQPFWKPLCTNISDGNNNSQDKEVRLEMHQNKYYKSSEDTEQMNSSLENSKNRLFGELESICRSASVASEANKTGGASAGNLATTTSTCLPITLDKHNTNAGATAAAAAIGHCHDGSESISGHEAPVAVVSKNMKRKKLKDELSSMAIFFEGLVHQLMDHQEALHSNFMNAIERLDKERREREDAWRRQELEKLEQDMATRARERALASSREASIVSYLEKITGQSIKLPPRNHPSDFQPAMISSGAMNGELSPSTSKVCRDDLSINMTSRRWPKAEVEALIQIRSSLEQKFQRPGIKGPLWEQISNSMASMGFQRSAKRCKEKWENINKYFKKSRENAKQCRKKFKTCQYFDQLDQLHSKSQLANGGSYSCSSSSEHQAKPNNENQLPNPIEGLVPARNFRQGEFYFIPSMNVSEEEEEGEDGNVDYPDEGD